One Phaseolus vulgaris cultivar G19833 chromosome 11, P. vulgaris v2.0, whole genome shotgun sequence genomic window carries:
- the LOC137824493 gene encoding putative E3 ubiquitin-protein ligase XBAT31 produces MGQGLSCRGSHEHGLFRAVQHGDLDTVAALLHTHPSLMNHTTVYDHHSPLHIAAANGQIQVLSWLLDGSVNPDALNRQKQTPLMLAAMHGKIACVEKLLEAGANVLMFDACYGRTCLHYAAYYGHSSCLKAILSAAQSSPVAASWGFARFVNIRDGRGATPLHLAARQRRPECVHILLYSGALVSASTGRYGCPGSTPLHLAAKGGSLDCIRELLAWGADRLQRDASGRIPYVVALKHRHNACAALLNLSSAEPLVWPSSLKVISELNPDAKELLEQALMNANREREKNILKGSDYSLPSPAHSDGTDDNISEVSETELCCICFEQVCTIEVQDCGHQMCAQCTLALCCHNKPNPSTSRIVPPVCPFCRSSIARLVVVKKESLHDIDQDGVDITFSKPSKSRKTRTMNEGGSSSIKGLSSVNSFGKMGGRSSGKIAAENEWEDDKQQ; encoded by the exons ATGGGTCAGGGGCTGAGTTGCAGAGGGAGCCATGAGCATGGCCTATTTCGTGCTGTGCAGCATGGGGACCTAGACACTGTAGCAGCTTTGTTACACACACACCCTTCTCTCATGAACCACACCACTGTCTATGATCACCACTCCCCTCTTCATATTGCCGCTGCTAATGGCCAGATCCAG GTTTTATCTTGGCTTTTGGATGGATCTGTGAATCCGGATGCGTTGAATCGCCAAAAGCAG ACACCGCTTATGTTGGCTGCAATGCACGGGAAGATCGCCTGTGTGGAAAAGCTCCTCGAAGCTGGTGCTAAT gTATTAATGTTTGATGCGTGTTATGGAAGGACCTGCTTGCACTATGCAGCTTACTATGGCCATTCTTCTTGCCTTAAGGCAATTCTCTCTGCTGCTCAATCTAGTCCTGTGGCTGCTTCTTG GGGGTTTGCTCGGTTTGTGAATATTAGAGATGGAAGGGGTGCAACACCTTTGCACTTGGCAGCCCGTCAAAGACGGCCTGAATGTGTACATATTCTATTGTACAGTGGAGCTCTTGTTTCTGCTTCAACAGGGAGATATGG CTGTCCTGGGAGCACTCCTCTTCATCTTGCAGCCAAAGGGGGGTCCTTGGATTGCATCAGGGAACTGTTGGCATGGGGTGCAGATCGCCTTCAACGTGATGCCTCTGG GCGTATACCTTATGTAGTTGCTCTTAAACATAGACACAACGCATGTGCAGCATTGCTGAATCTTTCGTCTGCTGAGCCTCTTGTATGGCCATCATCTTTGAAGGTGATCAGTGAGCTTAATCCAGACGCCAAAGAATTATTAGAGCAGGCCCTGATGAACGCAAACAGGGAAAGGGAGAAAAACATATTGAAAGGGAGTGATTACTCTCTTCCATCTCCAGCACACTCTGATGGGACAGATGACAACATTTCTGAG GTTAGCGAGACGGAATTATGTTGCATCTGCTTTGAGCAAGTGTGCACAATTGAGGTGCAAGACTGTGGTCACCAGATGTGTGCACAATGCACACTAGCCCTGTGTTGTCACAACAAGCCTAACCCTTCTACTTCTCGTATTGTCCCACCAGTTTGTCCATTCTGCAGAAGCAGCATAGCAAGATTAGTGGTTGTGAAAAAAGAAAGCCTTCATGACATTGATCAAGATGGTGTTGACATTACTTTTTCCAAGCCTAGCAAGTCAAGGAAAACCCGAACCATGAACGAGGGTGGCAGCAGCAGCATCAAGGGATTATCAAGTGTGAACTCATTTGGAAAGATGGGTGGCCGCAGCTCCGGAAAAATTGCTGCTGAAAATGAGTGGGAAGATGATAAACAACAGTGA